CTTGCTGAACTTCAGGTCGACCACCAATTGGTCCTGACCGTCAGCCAGTTGATAACTTTTCTTTTCTGCCGAGTAGATCGGGCGACCGGCCGGGTTGGCATCCGGGCCGCTGCTGCCAATCAGGCCGCTCTGCGCCAGGTAAGTCCGCTCGTTGCCGTTATCGAACAGCTGGAACGGGATTTCCGGGTGGTCTTGACGACGTGGATACAGTGGCAGACGCAGTTGCGCGATATCCCCACCTTGTGGATCGACAGCCAGGTCGAGCACATCCGTTTTGATCTGAATGAGATCTTTGCTTGCAGCAACGGGCGCTTCAGCCGGTGCAGTGGTGTCGCTTGCTGCGCGCGGAATATCGTCGTTGGCAGCGGAAGTGCCATTTGGCGTGTCCGGCAAGCCCGGAGTGGTCGTGCTGGAAGCAACATTCTGAGTCGGCAGGGCAGCCTGGCCATAATCCTGGTTCCATTTAAGAACCATGACATAGGACACGATTGCCAGGGCGACGATCAGGATCGTGCGTTTGATATCCATGATTACTCGGCCATCGAAGAAGAACGGGAGGTAGGGATAGGTGGAACCGGGTCATAACCACCGGGATTCCACGGATGACAGCGACCTAAACGACGAAAGGTCAGCCAGCCACCGCGCAGAAGGCCATGATTTTCGATGGCTTCTAACGCGTAGCAGGAACAACTGGGGTAGAAACGACAGTGATTGGCCATCAGAGGACTAATGGCATAGCGGTAAAACTGGATCGGAACGAGTGCCAGTTTACGCATCAGGACTGTCTACC
This genomic stretch from Pseudomonas sp. Os17 harbors:
- the yidD gene encoding membrane protein insertion efficiency factor YidD, coding for MRKLALVPIQFYRYAISPLMANHCRFYPSCSCYALEAIENHGLLRGGWLTFRRLGRCHPWNPGGYDPVPPIPTSRSSSMAE